The genomic DNA CTGCGCGCCGTGCTCGGTGTGCGCGGTGTGGCCGACGCTGTCGAGGTTGCAGCTCAGGTTGTAAAGGCCGCAACCGAAGACGCAAAGACGCTGACCGCGGAGCGCGATGACTCTGAGCGCTCTCAGCTGTTGCGCACAGTGGGTGTGCCCGAGGGTGCGGCTGTGCCCCCCGGGGTGCGTGCACAGGTCAACGCTCTCGCAGACGAGCAGAAACGGCGCGCGACGCGAAGTCTTCGCGATGGAATCGACCGCGTGCTCACCGACTTGCAAGCGCTGTTTCGCGACGTAGTCATGATGCAGTTCGGTCGCACAGAGGGGCTCATCAACATTGAGCTTGCGGAGCCTCTTCACGCGGTTGCCCTGGCTTGGCCACCCACTCGCACTCTGGCTGTGCTCGATGAGATTGCCACGACGCGGCGTCACCTTGAGCAGAACGCTGCCCCCGCTCTCGCGCTCGAGAGTTTGTTCATCACTGTTGCGACCGGGAGAACCCCATGACTTTTTCGCTTCGTCGTTCGGCTCTTGCGCTCGTTGCAGGGAGTGCGGTTGTGGCCGTGGCCTTGTCTGGCTGCTCTTTCAAGCAAGACTCCACACCAGCACCCACTCGCGCTCCTTCGACATCTGGTGTTGCCGCTGAGCTGCTGCCCTACTACGAGCAGGCTGTGGAGTGGACCGAGTGCAATGACGTCTTCGAGTGCGCGACAGTCACCGCTCCTCTCGATTGGAGCGACACCTCAGCTGGCGATATCGATCTTGCGCTCATTCGGCACACCGCGACTAGGACCGATCCGCTGGGGTCTCTTCTCGTAAACCCAGGAGGACCCGGCGCGAGCGGTGTTGCGCTGGTGCGCGACTCGCTCGATTACTCGGTCGGTGCCGACCTGCAGGTGTCTTACGACGTTGTGGGGTTTGACCCGCGTGGGGTGGGGGATTCGACAGCGGTCAGTTGCTACGACGCATCAGGCATGGACGCGTATCTCTTCGACCTGCCGACGGGCGCGGGCGGAAGCGACGAGTGGACGGCTGAACTGAATGCGGCGAACGCTGACTTTGCGGCGGCATGCGATGCCAACAGTGGCGGCATCCTTCCGTACATCACGACCGAGAATTCAGCGCGCGACATGGACCTCTTGCGGGGTGTGCTCGGCGATGACCAACTCAACTACCTCGGCTATTCGTACGGCACGTTTCTCGGCGCGACGTACGCGAAGCTCTTCCCCGAAAATGTCGGCCGACTCGTGCTTGACGGCGCAATTGATCCGTCTGTTTCTGGCCTCGACGTCGGCACAACTCAGGGCATCGGCTTTGAGTCGGCGCTTCGTGCTTACATGGCCGACTGCCTCGCTGGGGAAGACTGCCCGTTCGCTGGCACAGTCGATGATGCAATGGCAGACCTCGGCACGCTCCTCGCGAGTGTGGACCGCTCACCGCTTGCAAACGCAGATGGCCGGATGCTCGGCTCGAGTTCGCTGATGACAGCAATCATCGCGGCGTTGTACTCGCAAGGCAGCTGGCCGTATCTCACCACCGCGCTGACGAGCGCTCTGGCGGGCGATCCAAGCGTCGCGTTCGTGCTCGCGGACTTCTATTACGCACGCGAAGACGGCGTCTACACCGACAACTCGACAGAGGCTTTTGCGGCATACAACTGCATGGATTATCCGCTCGACTACACGGCAGAGGAAAAGGCTGCGGCGCAGGCCCGCCTCGAAGCTGATGCGCCCACGATTGCACCGTACTGGTCAGGACCCGACCAGTGCGAGGAATGGGTGTACCCCGCTACGGGTGTCCGCGAAGAGATCACTGCCGCGGGCGCTGCCCCGATTGTGGTTGTCGGCACAACGAACGACCCGGCGACGCCTTACGAGTGGTCGGTGGCACTCGCTGATCAGCTTGAGTCCGGTGTGCTCGTCACACGAGTGGGCGAGGGGCACACGGGCTACAACAAGGGCAACGAGTGCGTTGACGACATCGTCGAAAACTACTTCTTGACAGGTGCCGTACCAGCGGAAGATGTTGTCTGCGAATAGTTCGGTTCGCAGGTGTTCTTTCGGCCATGTAAGATCGATGATCGTGCATAGCGCAAGCTACGCGCGCCACCTTAGCTCAGACGGCAGAGCGATTCACTCGTAATGAATAGGTCAAGGGTTCGATTCCCTTAGGTGGCTCCACAACTGGATGTCTGAGGCTTTAAAGTCAGGCGGCCGGTGACTATCACGTTGACTTCCTTCTTCGCGGCGTCGAGGTAAATTCCAGGCTAGCTACAAACTGCTATTCCTCGTTGGTGCACTTCGGTGCTGAGGTGCAGTGGGTAGCCTGATGACTGCAGACGCCTCGACGATGCGCCCGGTCCGGACCGTTTTTCTCCTTTCGACGATGCGCCCGGTCCGGACCGTTTTTCTCCTTGTTCCTACCTTCGGGTTACACGACGATATTCAGAGCGTCTTCGCCAGCCACTGCGCGGTGCGCCCGAGGATCTCGGGCAGGTGGTTGGAGAGGATCTCGTAGTGCTGCCCCGGGTACTCGATGAGTTCCTTGGGCTCGGGCACGCGCGAGAACATCTCGCGTGCCTCTTCGACCGGGGCCACATAGTCCTCGGAGGCGAGGACCATGAGCAGCGGGGTCGCAATCCGCTCGGCGTAGGCGGTGACTTCCATCTCGTACAGGTAGTCCAGCGTCGACAGAGTGATCGCGTTGCGGAACGTCGGCACCTCCTTGAGCATCTGCTCGACGAAATCGAGCCCTTCCTCGTCCGAGAACATGACGGGGTCGCCCGGGGCGGGCACGCCGTGAAGTCGCATCGTCTCGGCCGGCTCGCCGAGCAGCTGCGCTTCGCGATCGGCGGGGATCCGCGCATCCAGCGCTGCGAGCGTGTCCGCGGGCTGCAGGTTGCGCGCCGAGATGCCGCTCACCGGCGGGATGAGGGCGACGGCCGCGGCGACGCGACGGTCCAGCGCTGCAACGAACAGGGTGTTCGCGCCGCCGATGCTGATGCCCCACAGTGCGATCCGATCGCGATCGACTTCGGGCTGCATCCTGAACCAGGTGAGGACGTGCCGCAGGTCACGGCACTGCTGCCACGGGTCGAACAGCTGACGGGGCTCGCCGTCGCTCGCTCCCGTGTAGCGGTGGTCGTAGACGAGCGTCGTAAGTCCTGCCTCGACGAAGGGTCCGACCATCGGGAGGAAGCTGTCGGCAGGCCCGCCCAGTCCGCCCTGGAGGATAACGGCCGGATGCGGGCCGTCACCTTCGGGAGTGAAGAGCTTGCCGCGCAGGACGACGCCCTGCAGGTCGATCTCGATCTCTCGGGTGTTCATGAGTGGTTCCTTTTCTGCTCGGTGCCGACCAGTCGGCCGACGGTGTTCTTACGGGATCGTGCAGCGCGGACGAGGCGGCGCACACCGACCATCCGCATGAGTCGCAGCATCCCCCGGGGAGTGAATCCCGAGGCGCTGCCCTCTTGGGTGATGGCGCGGCGCAGGAGCGGGAATGCGTACGAACGCATCTCGCGCTCGTAGTCTCCGATCGCATCCGTGACGGATGCCGCGCGTCCGTCACGGACCGACACGAGTGCCCCCGCGAGTACCTGCGCGTCGCGCAGCGCCAGGTTCGCCCCGACGCCGAGAGTCGGCGGCATGCCGTGGATCGCGTCTCCCGCGAGCGTCACTCGCGACGCAGTCCACGACTCCGGGGCGTCGACATACCGCAGCTGCGTGAGGAACAGGTCGCCGGGCGTCGCGCGGTCGACCATCTCGACGATCTGCGGATGCCATCCGCGCACGAGGACCTGTAGGGCGGCCTTGAGCTGCTCGGGACTCGCGTCGGCCGGTTCGGCACCGACTTCGCTCCACACTGATTCCGGCACGCCGGCGCCCAGCATCATGTACGGCCCGACGGGGGCCAGATCGGGGAACAGGCCTCGAGCCTCTGCCGCCTCCGCCACGGGGACACGGGGCGTGAACGCGCCCATCGCGAGCACGCCGTTCTCGAGCAGGCGAGGACCCATGACGATGACGAATCCGTCCAGCAGCTCGGGCACGATCGAGCGCTGCAGGTCGGGCGGCAGCGGCGTGCGGCCGTAGATGCCATTCAGCCCGAGGTCGACGACAGCGGCTTCCGGGAGTCGCTGGGCGCGCACGCGCGAGTGCACGCCGTCAAAGCCCACGAGCACGTCACCGCGTTCACGGCGACCGTCCGCGAGGATCACGGTGACGCCCGAGGCATCCTCTTCGAACCCCACGACCTCGCCACGCTCGATCACGTCGTCGAGGCCGCTCAGCAAAATCTGGCGCAGAGTGGACCGGTTGACCGCGGTGTCCTTCCTGCGGTGGCGCACGAGGGCGCCGAGATGTGGCCGGCCGCCGAGGAATCGGAGCCGGTTGTCGAGAAAGACCAGGCGCTCGTGCTCCGGGTCGGTGCGCGAGGTGTCGAGGTAGAGCTCGAACAGGTGCGGCGGCAGCAACGCTTCCAGAGCGGTTCCGCCGTCTCCGTTCATGTGCAGCCGGTAGCCGGCGGCCGATCCCTCGGGCTGGCGCTCGAAGAGCCGGACATGGATGCCCTGCTTCTTCAGTCCCTGAGCCAGGGCCAGACCGCCCACCCCACCGCCGGCGATCAGAACGGTTAGATCGTACGTCATTGTGGCCTCCCCACTTCGTTGTGATGTAGCGACAATATGACTAGACACTTGTCTAGTCAATAGGCAGGTGTCTAGCTCGAGGCTTTATAAGAAAAGCAAGGTGAGATGATCGATTCATGACGAACTCGGTACGAGCGAAGGGGAAGGCACTCACACGGGCACGAATCGTCAAAGCCGCGATAGAAGCATTCTCAGAGCTTGGCTATCGGTCGACAACGATGAGTCACGTCGCCGATCGTGCGGGTATTGGGCGAGCGACGCTCTACCTTCACTTCGCTAGCAAGCACGACCTGGCAGATGAGATCGCACGCAGCATCGAACCTCGGATGATCCGAGTTGTTCGAAGCTTGTCTAGCGTTGCGCTCTCAGAAGAAGGGATCAGCAAGTGGGTTGACTCTGTTATCACGGGGCTACGCTCGTTCGGCACCGTTACCGGGGTAGTAAATGACGCAATCGGGCATAACCCCGATCTTGCGTTATCACTGATGATGAGCATGCGGCGCGCGAGTGCCGGAGTTCTTGCTGAACTTTCCGCGCGCGGCTGGAGGGGTACCATCGACTCGGGCGCCCTGGCGGTCTTGCTCACCGCGACTATGCAACTGGGGTCGAGCTTTTTTGCCGGCAGGGAAAAGGAAAGCACCAGCGTGGAGGAACAGGAAGCTCTTGTCCGGCTCTGGCTTCTTGTGCTGACGAACTAACCGGGCGATGCGGACCCGGTATCGGGTGTGGGAATCAAGCTGCCCACCACGCAGGTGGATACACTCAGGGCACGGAGGTAACGATGGCACGAATCAGAGCAGGGCAGGGTGGCCCGAGCATGATGGACGTCGCGCGCCGGGCTGGCGTGTCGATTGCCACGGTGTCGAACGTGGTCAATGGCAAGGGTAACGTCTCCCAGCGGACGACCGAGCGCGTTAACAAGGCGGTCTCGGAACTCGGATTCGTCCGTAACGACGCGGCTCGTATGTTGGCAACCGGTTCAACTAGTTCGATCGGGATGGTTCTCGCGGACCTAGATAATTCGCTCTTCGTCGACATGGCCCATGGAGCGCAGCAGGGCGCTGACGAACGCGGCTATCGTCTTCTCCTCGGAAACTCAGCATGTTCGATCCCTCGGCAGGAAGATTACCTGCGACTTTTCGATGAAGCGCGTGTCGCGGGTGTGCTCCTTGCGCCAATGGAGGACTCGACCGTGGGAATCGAGCAGATACGGTCCCACGGTCGACCAATCGTCCTGATCAACTACCAACAAGTGGGATCTGATTGCTGTACGGTACTTGTCGACAACGAGATGGTGGGATATCTCGCAGCGCGACACCTTATTGATCTTGGCCGCCGTCGACTCGTCTTTCTAGCAGACAAAGATTTCTATCAGCCGGTGCACGATCGGCGCGAAGGTGTGCGCCGGGCGGTTAGTGAAATGAGCGACGTCTCGCTGGAAGAGATCGACACGCAAGGCTTGCGATTCGAGCATGGCCTGAAGGTCGCTGAAGATTTCGGGACGCTCGGACGAGCAGACTTACCTGACGGCGTCGTGGCCGTCACCGACGAAATCGCCAACGGCCTCGCGACAGGTCTGCACGCGCAGGACATTGCGGTGGTGCCGAATGACATCGCGATTATTGGATGCGAGGACAACCGGTCCGCCCAGAGTGGGCCAGTTCTGTTGACGACCGTTGGCCTTTCAGGCACGCAACTCGGTCAGGCCGCGACGGATCTGCTCATCGAGGAGCTGACGACGCCGGTTTGGGAACATACCCACCGCACCGTCATCGTTGCGCCCTCGCTGGTCTTGAGGGGCAGCACGGCGATAGGGGCATTCATGCCTGCCTGATGGGTGTTTGACAGAAAATGCATTTGGGTCTAGTGTCTGTTAAGCGCTTAATTAAAGCGCTTAAATCACGGCATTACATTTGCGTTTCAAGGAGGAAATGTGTCCATTACCCGTACGCGCCGCATCTCGCGTGCGCTCCCTCTCATCGTCGCCGCCGCAGCCGTCGCGTCCCTTACGGCCTGCGCAGGCGGAGGTGGTACAAGTGAGAGCTCATCGTCAAGCTTCGGACTTCTCATCAACGATGACAACGCCGTTGTGCAAGACACGCTAACGTCTTTGAGTAAAGGTGCGTGCGAGGCCGAAAACGCCACTGCTGCTCTGAGCATCGACACAGTCCCGCAATCCGGACTCGACCAGCAACTCCAGCTGCTCGGAGGACAGAACGCGCTTCCAGCCCAGTTCGCTGCGAGCGGATCTCCAGCCGTGACGAAGGATCTCAACGAGGCGGGACAGACTCTCAACCTCGAGTCGGCGCTGACAGATCTCGGCGTCATCGACGACATTGAGCCCGCCGCGATGTCTACTATCGAGAACATCTACGGAGATTTCATTGTTCTGCCGTACCAGTTCAATATTGAGGGTGTCTGGTATAACAAGCAGATCTTCGCTGAGAATGGAATCGACGTGCCCAAGACGTGGGACGACCTCGTCAGCGCAGCGAAAACTCTCAAGGCCGCGGGGCTTACCGCGTTTTCAGCGTCGGGCGAGCAGGGGTGGCCCATCACACGCTTGATCAGCGGCTACCTCTATCGCGAACTCGGGCCAGATGCGATGCAGAAAATTGCGGACGGCGAGGCCAAGCTTACGGATCCTGAATATGTCGCCGCAGCGCAGGCGATTGCCGATCTCGGAGCCGCGGGATACTTTGGCGAAGGCGTCGGGTCGATCGACTACGATACTGCGGTCTCGCAGTTCTTGACCGGTCAGGCCGGAATGTTCTACATGGGAAGTTGGACACTCGGTGCTTTCAATGACCCCGACCAGAATCAGATTGGCGAGGACAACATCGGATTCTTTGCATTGCCTGAGGTCGAGGGTGGAGCAGGAAGTGCTGCCCAGATCCCGGCCAACGTTGGTCTACCCATCGCCGTTTCGGCAAAATCTTACGATGACAACGTCGGCGCGTGGTTGAGCTGCATCGCCGAAAATTATGGAGCCGAGTCGCTCACTGAGCAGGGCACGATCTCCGGATTTAAGACGAACGGGGATGTGGCGGGCCTTCCCCCGCTGACTCAGCTTACGCAAGACACGATCGCCCAGACGGAAGAGACGACGCTCTGGTTTGAAGCTCTCTTCGGTGCCAAGGCGACGACTACGAGTCAGCAGAACGCTGCCCAGCTGGTGACCGGCGCGATAAGTGCTCAAGATTTCATGAACCTTGTGCAGACCGACCTGGATGCCGAGTAGGCATACCGATCGCGAGGGGGCGGCGACAGTTCTGCCGCCCCCTCATTCTCAGGAAGTAGCCCCATGAAGAATGTCCTCGGTGACCGCAAGTCGATCGCCATCCTGCTGGCGCCCGCTTTGGTCGTCTACACGCTCGGGATGCTCATTCCCGTTCTCTGGTCGCTGGGTTTGACCTTTTTCGAAGGCAACGCCCTCTTTGGCTTTCAGTATGTTGGTGTGGCTAACTTCGTCGAATTGTTCCAGGACGCGCGCGTGCTCGACGCGCTTTGGTTCACGATCCGATACGCCGTCATCATTACTGCTGGGCAGATTCTGCTGGGCTACGCCCTCTCGCTCCTGTACACATTCGCGCTGCGGCGAGGTTCAAGCGTCGTCCGAACGCTTGTGTTTTTCCCTGTAGTCCTTCCGACTGTCGCGGTGGCATTGCTGTTCCAACAAATGTTTGCTGTGGCGCCGCAACAGGGAATCGTCAATGAGTTCCTCAATTTTCTCGGCCTCTCCAGCGTCGACTGGTTCGGCAACCCCGGTACCGCATTTATGGTGGTCATCCTTATGGACCTCTGGCGGTCGATGGGTTTCTACGCGGTTTTGCTGTACGCCGGGTTGGTCGATATTCCAGAAGACATTCTCGAATCCGCGCGGTTGGATGGAGCGAGCGGCTGGCGCTTGGTACGCCACATCGTGGTCCCGCTCTCGCTTCCGGTCTTGCTGTCGGCGGTCATCTTTTCGATCAACGGAACATTGAAGGTTTTCGATTCGATCCTCGCGTTGACTAACGGTGGGCCAGGCACATCGACCACTCCACTGACGTTATATATGTACCAGACATCGTTTTCATACGGGGAGTACGGGTACGGCAGCACGATCGCCATGGTGCTTACGATTCTCTGCCTCGGTGTCACCGTCTTTATCTTCCGTTCCGCCCGCGCCGATAACACTCAGAGCTGACCATGACAACTACGACAGCTATCCCTGCTTTTTCAGCAGACTCGACCCCTCGGGCCCGAGGCCGATCACGCTTCTTGCGCAAACTTCCGGTTCGTGTCCTCGTCGGCGTCCTGCTGGTGGTCGAAATCTACCCACTGGTTTGGCTTCTGCTCAGCTCCTTCAAGAGTCAGAACGAGTTCCTCACCGAGCCCAGTTGGGCACTACCATCCCAACTAAACCTCGACAACTACGTCACCGCCTGGACTGACGGCAACCTCGGCACCTATGTGCGCAACAGTATTCTCGCGACATTTCCGTCGCTAGTGATGATTATTCTGCTCGGTGTAGCGGCCGGGTTTGCCCTTGAGGTGCTTGTGTGGAAGGGGCGTAATCAAACTTTGCTGCTGTTCCTGGTGGGCATAATGGTGCCGGGTCAGATGATTCTTCTGCCGCTGTTCACCGTCTACTTTCAGGTGGGCCTCGCAGGAACCCTGTGGCCCCTCATCATTACCTACACCGCCACCGGACTGCCCCTGACAGTGTTCATGATGGCGACTTTTTTTCGATCGGTGCCTCGAGAGGTTTTTGAAGCAGCCACGCTCGATGGTGCCAGCGTCTTGCGAGCATTCTGGTCGATCGGATTTCCGATGGTACGCAACGCGGTCTTTACCGTTGCCCTGGTCCAGTTCTTCTTTATCTGGAATGACCTTCTGATCGCGCTCACCTTCACCACGGACCAGAACCTGCGCACTATCCAAGTAGGACTTCTCACGTTCAGTGGCGAGTTTGGCCAGACTGCGTACGGGCCATTGTTCGCGGCCATTTGTATCAACGTGTTCGGAGCGCTGGCTATCTACCTCGTGCTTAATCAACGAATCATGAAGGGTCTTACGGCCGGCTCGGTCAAAGGCTGACGCACACCCTTTCGATTTTTCCGCACACGATCCACGAGAGACGGTTACCTGTGTCTGTCACGCCCTTTGCACCCTCAATCGAGCATCATCGCGTTCCTCTCGGGATCGGCGAGCGCAATCCGCGTTTGTCTTGGAGCATCCGCTCGGCTCCAAAGGGCTGGGTGCAGAAGTCATTCGAGATCGAGGCCGTGGTTGAAGGGCGACGCCGCACTGCGAGTGTCGAAGGATCTTCTTCGACACTCGTGGAGTGGCCTTTCGCACCGCTGACTTCTTCTCAGCGTGCGCTCGTACGAGTGCGAGTCCAGGGAGCTGATGAAAACGCGCCAGGACGGTGGAGTGCGCGGACCGTGCTGGAGACTGGTCTGTTGGATCCTGCAGACTGGATCGCACTACCGATCGGCCCGTCGTGGCACGAAGACCCCCAGTCCGATCGCAGGCCCGCGCTGTTGCGCTCGACGTTCGCTGTCACAGCACCGATCGTTCGCGCCCGCCTCTACATCACAGCGCATGGACTTTACCGGGCGGAGATTAATAACCAGCGGGTCGGCGATGACGAGCTCGCGCCAGGGTGGACCAGCTACTCGCACCGTCTCCGCGTATACACCTACGATGTGACCGCCCTGCTACGGGAGGGTTCCAACGCTATCGGTGTCACGCTTGCTGACGGCTGGTTTCGGGGGAGGGTCGGCTTCCATGGCGGGCATTCCAATTTGTACGGGACCCAGACGGCTCTGCTTGCGCAGGTGCGCGTCGACCTTGCGGACGGTACACATATCGTGCACGGCACTGGGCCTGAATGGTCGTGCGCTCCCGGTCCGATCATGCGCACCAACTTACTCGAGGGGGAGTCTTTCGACGCGCGCGAAACCCAAAACGGGTGGTCGACTCCTGGTTTCGCGGAAAGCTGGGAGCCCGCAGCACCGCGGGAGATTGATCTGCATACGCTCACGGCCCCCGACGGCCCCCCGGTGCGATGCGTCGAGGAGCGATCACCCGCAGCCGTGCGATCGTGTGGTGGAGGAAGATTCGTCATCGACTTCGGGCAGAACTTGGTTGGGCGGCTACGAATCGAGGTCGATGGCATCTCCGGTCACGAGATCACAATTAGGCACGCCGAGGTTCTTGACGCCGAAGGCGAGTTGTATACCAGACCACTTCGCGGGGCGTACTCGATCGACCGGTACATTCTGGACGACTCCGGTGTGCAGCAGTGGGAACCGGCTTTTACAATTCATGGCTTCCGCTACGCGGAATTGAGCGGGTGGCCGGATAATCTGCCAATCGACGGACGTGTCGTAGCGCGAGTGATTCACACCGATATGGCCCGCACAGGCTGGTTCTCGTCCTCTGATGAAGACCTTAATCGTCTGCACGAAAATGTGGTGTGGAGCATGCGTGGCAACTTCGTGGATTTGCCAACGGACTGCCCACAGCGTGACGAGCGGTTGGGTTGGACTGGAGACATCCAGATATTCGCCCCCACCGCAGGATACCTTTTTGATTGCGCTGGGCTTCTTGCCTCATGGCTGCGCGACGTAGCTGCCGAGCAGCAGCCGGACGGCACGGTTCCCTGGTACGTCCCGGTAATTCCCGGCGGCGACCAGTGGACCCCGCCCCGCCCGGGAGCCGGTTGGGGAGATGCTGCGGTGATAGTCCCAGCGGCACTTTATGCCCACTTTGGAGATACCGACATACTACGTAGGCAATATCCTTCTGCGCGCGCGTGGTCAGACCTGCAAGCGCGCCTGGCGGGCGACAACCATGTGTGGGACACCAGCTATCAGCTGGGAGACTGGCTCGATCCGAGCGCTCCGCCGGACGACCCCGCGAACGGCATGACTGACCCCAACCTTGTCGCGACAGCTTACTTCGCACGGTCGGCGGCCATACTGGCTGATTTCGAGATTGAGCTTGATTCAGCCGAACGGCGGCTCTTGCGCGAGCGGGCGAACCTCGCGCGCAAAGGGTTTCGATCACGGTATCTAAGCGCACCGGGCACGCTCACTTCGGATTCGCAGGCGGCTTACGCGATCGCGATCGTATTCGGGCTGTTCGACCAGGACGAGCTCGCGATAGCAGGGGATAATCTCGCCCGACTCGTCCGCGCGGCCGATTATCACCTCACCACCGGGTTCCTCGGAACGCCTACGCTCTTGGACGCCCTGACGCTTGGCGGCCACATCGAGGTAGCCTATGCGCTGCTTCGGCAACGCAGCGTGCCGTCGTGGCTGTATCCCGTGACGATGGGCGCAACAACCATAT from Microbacterium endophyticum includes the following:
- a CDS encoding alpha/beta hydrolase codes for the protein MTFSLRRSALALVAGSAVVAVALSGCSFKQDSTPAPTRAPSTSGVAAELLPYYEQAVEWTECNDVFECATVTAPLDWSDTSAGDIDLALIRHTATRTDPLGSLLVNPGGPGASGVALVRDSLDYSVGADLQVSYDVVGFDPRGVGDSTAVSCYDASGMDAYLFDLPTGAGGSDEWTAELNAANADFAAACDANSGGILPYITTENSARDMDLLRGVLGDDQLNYLGYSYGTFLGATYAKLFPENVGRLVLDGAIDPSVSGLDVGTTQGIGFESALRAYMADCLAGEDCPFAGTVDDAMADLGTLLASVDRSPLANADGRMLGSSSLMTAIIAALYSQGSWPYLTTALTSALAGDPSVAFVLADFYYAREDGVYTDNSTEAFAAYNCMDYPLDYTAEEKAAAQARLEADAPTIAPYWSGPDQCEEWVYPATGVREEITAAGAAPIVVVGTTNDPATPYEWSVALADQLESGVLVTRVGEGHTGYNKGNECVDDIVENYFLTGAVPAEDVVCE
- a CDS encoding alpha/beta hydrolase, which produces MNTREIEIDLQGVVLRGKLFTPEGDGPHPAVILQGGLGGPADSFLPMVGPFVEAGLTTLVYDHRYTGASDGEPRQLFDPWQQCRDLRHVLTWFRMQPEVDRDRIALWGISIGGANTLFVAALDRRVAAAVALIPPVSGISARNLQPADTLAALDARIPADREAQLLGEPAETMRLHGVPAPGDPVMFSDEEGLDFVEQMLKEVPTFRNAITLSTLDYLYEMEVTAYAERIATPLLMVLASEDYVAPVEEAREMFSRVPEPKELIEYPGQHYEILSNHLPEILGRTAQWLAKTL
- a CDS encoding FAD-dependent oxidoreductase, producing MTYDLTVLIAGGGVGGLALAQGLKKQGIHVRLFERQPEGSAAGYRLHMNGDGGTALEALLPPHLFELYLDTSRTDPEHERLVFLDNRLRFLGGRPHLGALVRHRRKDTAVNRSTLRQILLSGLDDVIERGEVVGFEEDASGVTVILADGRRERGDVLVGFDGVHSRVRAQRLPEAAVVDLGLNGIYGRTPLPPDLQRSIVPELLDGFVIVMGPRLLENGVLAMGAFTPRVPVAEAAEARGLFPDLAPVGPYMMLGAGVPESVWSEVGAEPADASPEQLKAALQVLVRGWHPQIVEMVDRATPGDLFLTQLRYVDAPESWTASRVTLAGDAIHGMPPTLGVGANLALRDAQVLAGALVSVRDGRAASVTDAIGDYEREMRSYAFPLLRRAITQEGSASGFTPRGMLRLMRMVGVRRLVRAARSRKNTVGRLVGTEQKRNHS
- a CDS encoding TetR/AcrR family transcriptional regulator, which codes for MTNSVRAKGKALTRARIVKAAIEAFSELGYRSTTMSHVADRAGIGRATLYLHFASKHDLADEIARSIEPRMIRVVRSLSSVALSEEGISKWVDSVITGLRSFGTVTGVVNDAIGHNPDLALSLMMSMRRASAGVLAELSARGWRGTIDSGALAVLLTATMQLGSSFFAGREKESTSVEEQEALVRLWLLVLTN
- a CDS encoding LacI family DNA-binding transcriptional regulator; this encodes MARIRAGQGGPSMMDVARRAGVSIATVSNVVNGKGNVSQRTTERVNKAVSELGFVRNDAARMLATGSTSSIGMVLADLDNSLFVDMAHGAQQGADERGYRLLLGNSACSIPRQEDYLRLFDEARVAGVLLAPMEDSTVGIEQIRSHGRPIVLINYQQVGSDCCTVLVDNEMVGYLAARHLIDLGRRRLVFLADKDFYQPVHDRREGVRRAVSEMSDVSLEEIDTQGLRFEHGLKVAEDFGTLGRADLPDGVVAVTDEIANGLATGLHAQDIAVVPNDIAIIGCEDNRSAQSGPVLLTTVGLSGTQLGQAATDLLIEELTTPVWEHTHRTVIVAPSLVLRGSTAIGAFMPA
- a CDS encoding ABC transporter substrate-binding protein, whose translation is MSITRTRRISRALPLIVAAAAVASLTACAGGGGTSESSSSSFGLLINDDNAVVQDTLTSLSKGACEAENATAALSIDTVPQSGLDQQLQLLGGQNALPAQFAASGSPAVTKDLNEAGQTLNLESALTDLGVIDDIEPAAMSTIENIYGDFIVLPYQFNIEGVWYNKQIFAENGIDVPKTWDDLVSAAKTLKAAGLTAFSASGEQGWPITRLISGYLYRELGPDAMQKIADGEAKLTDPEYVAAAQAIADLGAAGYFGEGVGSIDYDTAVSQFLTGQAGMFYMGSWTLGAFNDPDQNQIGEDNIGFFALPEVEGGAGSAAQIPANVGLPIAVSAKSYDDNVGAWLSCIAENYGAESLTEQGTISGFKTNGDVAGLPPLTQLTQDTIAQTEETTLWFEALFGAKATTTSQQNAAQLVTGAISAQDFMNLVQTDLDAE
- a CDS encoding carbohydrate ABC transporter permease, with product MKNVLGDRKSIAILLAPALVVYTLGMLIPVLWSLGLTFFEGNALFGFQYVGVANFVELFQDARVLDALWFTIRYAVIITAGQILLGYALSLLYTFALRRGSSVVRTLVFFPVVLPTVAVALLFQQMFAVAPQQGIVNEFLNFLGLSSVDWFGNPGTAFMVVILMDLWRSMGFYAVLLYAGLVDIPEDILESARLDGASGWRLVRHIVVPLSLPVLLSAVIFSINGTLKVFDSILALTNGGPGTSTTPLTLYMYQTSFSYGEYGYGSTIAMVLTILCLGVTVFIFRSARADNTQS
- a CDS encoding carbohydrate ABC transporter permease; the protein is MRKLPVRVLVGVLLVVEIYPLVWLLLSSFKSQNEFLTEPSWALPSQLNLDNYVTAWTDGNLGTYVRNSILATFPSLVMIILLGVAAGFALEVLVWKGRNQTLLLFLVGIMVPGQMILLPLFTVYFQVGLAGTLWPLIITYTATGLPLTVFMMATFFRSVPREVFEAATLDGASVLRAFWSIGFPMVRNAVFTVALVQFFFIWNDLLIALTFTTDQNLRTIQVGLLTFSGEFGQTAYGPLFAAICINVFGALAIYLVLNQRIMKGLTAGSVKG